The following proteins are encoded in a genomic region of Actinomadura sp. NAK00032:
- a CDS encoding PH domain-containing protein, which yields MGAFIVWRNGGMVAAVMWIVAVLLGAALTWLVAELDRRAFGYVERADDLIVTHGVFVKRLIVVPYGRMQFVDVTAGLLERWMGIATVRMHTAAAATDATIPGLPSAEAALLRDRLAQKGEERSMGL from the coding sequence GTGGGCGCGTTCATCGTGTGGCGGAACGGCGGCATGGTCGCCGCCGTCATGTGGATTGTCGCCGTCCTTCTGGGGGCGGCCCTCACGTGGCTGGTCGCCGAACTCGACCGCCGGGCGTTCGGGTATGTCGAGCGCGCGGACGACCTCATCGTCACCCACGGTGTGTTCGTCAAGCGCCTCATCGTCGTTCCGTACGGGCGGATGCAGTTCGTGGACGTCACGGCAGGGCTTCTCGAACGGTGGATGGGGATCGCCACCGTCCGGATGCACACTGCCGCCGCGGCGACGGACGCGACCATCCCCGGTCTGCCCAGCGCTGAAGCCGCCCTGCTGCGCGACCGGCTCGCCCAGAAGGGCGAGGAACGGAGCATGGGGCTATGA
- a CDS encoding polysaccharide deacetylase family protein → MTSAALAAAAAAVVTAVPAVGHAAVARPHPQWRCPNGYVALTFDDGPTASTLPALLEGLRAAGARATFFNQGNNAEARPDLVRAQQRAGMWIGNHTNTHPHLPDLGEPAAFREILGTQLTLRRITGRWPTLFRPPYGETSEQIRRDEARLRLLEVLWTVDSRDWAGASTDEIVAAARTLQPGGILLMHDWAQASVDAVPRIVGDLRDRGLCPGRIAFTPRKVPFGDTSFHAVAAAP, encoded by the coding sequence GTGACGTCGGCGGCGCTGGCTGCCGCGGCGGCCGCCGTGGTGACGGCGGTACCTGCGGTTGGGCACGCGGCCGTCGCCAGGCCGCACCCCCAGTGGCGATGCCCTAACGGATACGTCGCGCTCACCTTTGACGACGGTCCGACCGCATCGACGTTGCCGGCGCTGCTGGAGGGGCTCCGGGCCGCCGGCGCCCGGGCCACCTTCTTCAATCAGGGGAACAATGCCGAGGCCCGTCCCGACCTCGTCCGCGCCCAGCAGCGCGCCGGGATGTGGATCGGCAACCACACGAACACCCACCCGCACCTGCCCGATCTGGGTGAGCCCGCCGCGTTCAGGGAGATCCTCGGCACTCAACTGACCCTGCGCCGCATCACCGGACGGTGGCCCACGCTGTTCCGTCCGCCGTATGGGGAGACCAGCGAACAGATCAGGCGGGACGAGGCTCGTCTGAGGCTCCTGGAAGTCCTGTGGACGGTCGACTCACGGGACTGGGCGGGGGCAAGCACGGATGAGATCGTCGCGGCGGCTCGCACCCTCCAACCGGGCGGCATCCTCCTGATGCACGACTGGGCTCAGGCGTCCGTCGACGCTGTGCCGCGGATCGTCGGCGATCTCCGGGACCGCGGCCTCTGCCCGGGCAGGATCGCCTTCACCCCGCGCAAGGTTCCCTTCGGCGACACCTCCTTCCACGCGGTCGCGGCAGCACCCTGA
- a CDS encoding SGNH/GDSL hydrolase family protein encodes MPQLTEPGNMPPPPFTQDDGVFDDATLRQTVRVSVGGRNLRLRFSNAFGGAALPITKVSVALPAGGQAGVGSIQPGTAKSVTFHGRPSVVIPVGAQMVSDPLKFPVAPRSVLTVTLYLADGQASTNITSHPGSRTTSYMVAGDHVTDADLSGAAHTDHWYFLSGLEVWAKPTTAAAVILGDSLTDGRGSTTNKNDRWPDQLLDRLQARPATSDIAIANQAAGGNRVLHDGLGPNALARLDRDVLAQSGVQWLVVFEGVNDIGTAEAAPDAQKQVADSLIAAYDQIIVRAHAQGIRVYGATLTPFGGNTMYDDPDAYRERARQTVNAWIRTSRRFDAVIDFDRAARDASATGRLLPAHDVGDHLHLNPAGYKALADAVPAGLFRYRPLSATFGFN; translated from the coding sequence ATGCCGCAGCTGACCGAGCCGGGGAACATGCCGCCGCCACCGTTCACGCAGGACGACGGGGTCTTCGACGACGCGACGCTGCGGCAGACCGTGCGGGTCTCGGTCGGCGGCAGGAACCTGCGGCTGCGGTTCTCCAACGCCTTCGGTGGTGCGGCGCTGCCCATCACGAAGGTGTCGGTGGCGCTCCCGGCCGGTGGGCAGGCCGGGGTCGGCTCGATCCAGCCGGGGACGGCCAAGTCCGTGACCTTCCACGGGCGCCCGTCCGTGGTCATTCCGGTTGGTGCGCAGATGGTGTCCGATCCGCTGAAGTTCCCCGTGGCGCCGCGCTCCGTCCTGACGGTGACGCTCTATCTGGCGGACGGCCAGGCCTCGACCAACATCACGTCCCACCCTGGCTCCAGGACCACGTCCTACATGGTGGCCGGTGACCATGTAACCGACGCTGACCTGTCCGGGGCGGCCCACACCGACCACTGGTACTTCCTAAGCGGCCTTGAGGTGTGGGCTAAGCCCACCACAGCGGCCGCCGTCATCCTCGGCGACTCACTGACCGACGGACGCGGCTCTACGACGAACAAGAACGACCGGTGGCCCGACCAACTGCTCGACCGGTTGCAGGCCCGTCCGGCGACGTCCGACATCGCCATCGCGAACCAGGCCGCCGGCGGCAACCGCGTCCTCCATGACGGGCTCGGGCCCAATGCACTCGCCAGGTTGGATCGTGATGTGCTGGCTCAGAGCGGCGTCCAATGGCTCGTCGTCTTCGAGGGCGTCAACGACATTGGCACCGCGGAGGCCGCTCCGGACGCGCAGAAGCAGGTCGCGGACAGCCTGATCGCCGCCTACGACCAGATCATCGTCCGCGCGCACGCGCAGGGCATCCGGGTGTACGGCGCGACGCTGACCCCGTTCGGCGGCAACACCATGTACGACGATCCGGACGCGTACAGGGAGCGGGCGCGGCAGACGGTCAACGCCTGGATCCGAACCAGCCGCCGTTTCGACGCGGTCATCGATTTCGATCGGGCGGCGCGCGATGCGTCCGCGACCGGTCGGCTGCTTCCCGCCCACGACGTGGGTGATCATCTGCATCTGAACCCCGCCGGCTACAAGGCCCTCGCCGATGCCGTTCCCGCCGGTCTCTTCCGGTATCGGCCTCTTTCGGCCACCTTCGGCTTCAACTAA
- the folB gene encoding dihydroneopterin aldolase produces MSLDRIELRGLRARGRHGCLPAERELGQEFVVDAVLGLDTRPAAAGDDLSRTVDYGTLAGRLVAVVEGEPVNLIETLADRLATICLEDGAVSEVEITVHKPSAPVPHPFTDVAVKIRRSRP; encoded by the coding sequence ATGAGCCTCGACCGCATCGAGTTGCGCGGCCTGCGGGCCCGGGGGCGGCACGGGTGCCTGCCGGCCGAGCGCGAGCTGGGCCAGGAGTTCGTGGTGGACGCCGTCCTCGGGCTCGACACCCGCCCCGCCGCCGCCGGGGACGACCTCTCGCGTACCGTCGATTACGGGACGCTCGCGGGCCGTCTGGTCGCGGTCGTCGAGGGCGAGCCCGTCAATCTCATCGAAACGCTGGCCGACCGGCTCGCGACAATATGTCTGGAAGATGGGGCGGTGTCCGAGGTGGAGATCACCGTCCACAAGCCGAGCGCGCCTGTGCCGCACCCCTTCACGGACGTCGCCGTGAAGATCAGGAGGAGTCGCCCATGA
- a CDS encoding NADH-quinone oxidoreductase subunit D, with protein MTTERIVGIGAGAKELATEDMTLNIGPQHPSTHGVLRLRLTLDGERISAAEPIVGYMHRGAEKLFEVRDFRQIIVLANRHDWLSAFSSELGVVLAVERMLGMEVPVRAVWMRTLLAELNRILNHLMFLGSYPLEVGAITPIFYAFRERETLQRVMEEISGGRMHYMFNRVGGLKDELPAGWTARARTAVSEVRSRMGDIDDIIMGNEIFRARTRNVGVLTREQILQYGVSGPIARASGVDFDLRRDEPYLAYGDLDVRVVTRTEGDCLARFECLLDQVHASLDLADACLDRIAELPPGPINQRLPKVLKVPEGHTYAWTENPLGINGYYLVSRGEKTPWRMKLRSASFNNIQVLTELLPGNLVADMIAILGSMFFVVGDIDK; from the coding sequence ATGACCACCGAGCGGATCGTCGGGATCGGTGCGGGCGCCAAAGAGCTCGCCACCGAGGACATGACCCTCAACATCGGCCCCCAGCATCCGTCCACGCACGGTGTGCTCCGGCTGAGGCTGACGCTGGACGGCGAGCGCATCTCCGCGGCCGAGCCCATCGTCGGATACATGCACCGGGGCGCGGAGAAGCTGTTCGAGGTCCGGGACTTCCGCCAGATCATCGTCCTGGCGAACCGGCACGACTGGTTGTCGGCCTTCTCCAGCGAGCTGGGCGTCGTCCTCGCCGTCGAGCGCATGCTCGGCATGGAGGTCCCCGTGCGCGCCGTATGGATGAGAACCCTCCTGGCCGAGCTGAACCGGATCCTGAACCACCTCATGTTCCTCGGTTCCTATCCCCTCGAGGTGGGCGCCATCACCCCGATCTTCTACGCGTTCCGTGAGCGCGAGACGTTGCAGCGGGTGATGGAGGAGATCTCCGGTGGCCGCATGCACTACATGTTCAACCGGGTCGGCGGCCTGAAGGACGAGCTTCCGGCCGGCTGGACGGCGCGCGCGCGGACCGCCGTCTCCGAGGTCCGTTCCCGGATGGGCGACATCGACGACATCATCATGGGCAACGAGATCTTCCGCGCGCGCACGAGAAACGTCGGCGTCCTCACGCGCGAGCAGATCCTCCAGTACGGAGTGTCCGGGCCGATCGCACGAGCGTCCGGCGTCGACTTCGATCTGCGCCGGGACGAGCCCTACCTCGCCTACGGCGACCTCGACGTCCGTGTGGTCACCCGTACCGAGGGCGACTGCCTGGCCCGCTTCGAATGCCTCTTGGACCAGGTACACGCGTCCCTGGATCTCGCCGACGCCTGCTTGGACCGCATCGCCGAACTCCCACCGGGCCCGATCAACCAGCGGCTGCCGAAGGTCCTGAAGGTCCCCGAAGGCCACACCTACGCCTGGACGGAGAACCCTCTGGGCATCAACGGGTACTACCTGGTGTCGCGCGGGGAGAAGACCCCGTGGCGCATGAAGCTGCGTTCCGCGTCCTTCAACAACATCCAGGTCCTCACGGAGCTGCTGCCGGGCAACCTGGTCGCCGACATGATCGCCATCCTCGGCTCGATGTTCTTCGTGGTCGGCGACATCGACAAATGA
- the folK gene encoding 2-amino-4-hydroxy-6-hydroxymethyldihydropteridine diphosphokinase — protein sequence MTASDRMPDRTATGGHMLVQHRVVFSIGSNLGDRLDNIQEAVDALFDAPGLSYVAVSPVYETAPFAPPGENIPEQGDFLNIVLVADTRLPPENLLERVLNIENSMRREREVRWGPRTLDIDIVVFGDVSSDDPDLTLPHPRAHERAFVLVPWADIEPDVLLPGHGRVGDLAQAKQSEGGPSAVRRREDLALQQPA from the coding sequence ATGACTGCGTCCGACCGCATGCCCGACCGCACCGCCACCGGCGGGCACATGCTGGTCCAGCACCGTGTCGTGTTCTCGATCGGCAGCAACCTCGGGGACCGGCTGGACAACATCCAGGAGGCGGTCGACGCGCTGTTCGACGCGCCGGGGCTGAGCTACGTGGCGGTCTCCCCGGTCTACGAGACCGCGCCCTTCGCCCCTCCCGGGGAGAACATCCCCGAGCAGGGCGACTTCCTCAACATCGTGCTCGTGGCCGACACGCGGCTGCCACCGGAGAACCTGCTGGAGCGCGTCCTGAACATCGAGAACTCGATGCGCCGGGAACGCGAGGTCCGCTGGGGGCCGCGCACGCTGGACATCGACATCGTCGTGTTCGGCGACGTCTCGTCCGACGACCCCGATCTGACGCTCCCGCACCCCCGCGCGCACGAGCGCGCGTTCGTGCTCGTGCCGTGGGCCGACATCGAGCCGGACGTGCTGCTGCCGGGGCACGGCCGCGTCGGTGACCTCGCCCAGGCCAAGCAGTCCGAGGGTGGCCCGTCGGCCGTACGCCGGCGGGAGGACCTGGCTCTCCAGCAGCCTGCATGA
- a CDS encoding DUF3180 domain-containing protein, which translates to MKPSRPLFLIALVVVIAVVTWAVLRSAYVSLPPLPWTAVPTLLLLALGEGFTGVNVLRRIRRKPERGRVPEAGRKAPKPIEPMAVARLAALGKASAHSAAVIAGVFGGFAISLATQLDKPTPRHDFFVSGGTFLAAVVLVAAAFFLEYACRVPKDPDEEERDRRASRA; encoded by the coding sequence ATGAAGCCGTCCCGTCCGCTGTTCCTCATCGCCCTGGTGGTCGTCATCGCGGTCGTCACCTGGGCGGTGCTGCGTTCGGCCTACGTCTCGCTACCGCCCCTGCCGTGGACGGCGGTACCGACGCTGTTGCTGCTCGCCCTGGGCGAGGGGTTCACCGGTGTGAACGTGCTGCGCCGTATCCGCCGCAAGCCCGAGAGGGGACGCGTGCCGGAGGCGGGCCGCAAGGCGCCGAAGCCGATCGAGCCCATGGCCGTGGCCCGGCTGGCCGCCCTGGGCAAGGCCAGCGCGCACTCCGCCGCCGTCATCGCGGGCGTGTTCGGCGGGTTCGCCATCAGCCTCGCGACCCAGCTCGACAAGCCGACCCCCCGGCACGACTTCTTCGTCAGCGGCGGCACGTTCCTGGCGGCCGTGGTCCTGGTGGCCGCGGCGTTCTTCCTGGAGTACGCGTGCCGCGTGCCCAAGGACCCGGACGAGGAGGAACGCGACCGCCGGGCCTCCCGCGCCTAG
- a CDS encoding cytochrome P450: protein MSDVAYDPWSADFVADPYPAFERLRDERPVFFHEPTGQWVISRHEDVDALLRDRRLGRSYLHIASHEEFGQEPEADFLKPFWDLIRAGMLDVEPPVHTRLRRLVAKAFTARMVEGLRPTIRRLAGELAGDLAAEGGGDLLAAVAEPLPVNVIAEMLGVPVEDRHLLRPWSADICGMYELNPPEEVQRTAVRAAVEFSDYLRDLARARRDEPRDDLITALAQVADEGDRLTEDELIGTCVLLLNAGHEATVNATGNGWWSLFRNPGELERLRADPSLIPTAVEELLRHDTPAPMFERWVLEDMTVAGVDIPRGAEVALQFASANRDPAVFAEPNRLDLSRDPNPHITFGLGVHYCLGAPLARIELAESLGALLRTTPGLRLATEPTWKPGYILRGLEALHVEC from the coding sequence ATGAGCGATGTGGCGTATGACCCCTGGTCAGCTGATTTCGTGGCGGATCCCTACCCCGCGTTCGAGCGGCTTCGGGACGAGCGTCCGGTCTTCTTCCACGAGCCCACCGGCCAGTGGGTGATCAGCCGGCACGAGGACGTCGACGCGCTGCTGCGTGATCGGCGGCTCGGGCGGTCCTACCTGCACATCGCGAGCCATGAGGAGTTCGGCCAGGAGCCGGAGGCGGACTTCCTCAAGCCGTTCTGGGATCTGATCCGGGCCGGGATGCTGGACGTGGAGCCGCCCGTCCACACGCGGCTGCGGCGGCTGGTGGCGAAGGCGTTCACCGCCCGGATGGTCGAGGGCCTGCGCCCGACGATCAGGCGGCTCGCCGGTGAGCTGGCCGGGGACCTCGCCGCCGAGGGCGGCGGCGACCTGCTCGCCGCGGTCGCCGAGCCGCTCCCGGTGAACGTGATCGCCGAGATGCTCGGGGTGCCCGTCGAGGACCGCCACCTCCTGCGCCCCTGGTCGGCCGACATCTGCGGCATGTACGAGCTGAACCCGCCGGAGGAGGTGCAGCGCACGGCCGTCCGCGCCGCCGTCGAGTTCTCCGACTACCTGCGCGACCTGGCCCGCGCCCGCCGGGACGAGCCGCGCGACGACCTCATCACCGCTCTCGCGCAGGTGGCGGACGAAGGCGACCGCCTCACCGAGGACGAGCTGATCGGCACCTGCGTCCTGCTGCTCAACGCCGGGCACGAGGCCACCGTCAACGCGACCGGCAACGGCTGGTGGTCGCTGTTCCGCAACCCCGGTGAGCTGGAGCGGCTGCGTGCCGACCCGTCGCTCATCCCCACGGCCGTGGAGGAGCTGCTCCGCCACGACACGCCTGCGCCCATGTTCGAACGCTGGGTGCTGGAGGACATGACGGTCGCCGGCGTCGACATCCCGCGGGGTGCGGAGGTGGCGCTGCAGTTCGCGTCCGCCAACCGGGACCCGGCGGTGTTCGCCGAGCCGAACCGGCTCGACCTGTCCCGCGACCCGAACCCGCACATCACGTTCGGGCTCGGCGTCCACTACTGCCTGGGCGCCCCACTCGCCCGCATCGAACTCGCCGAATCGCTCGGCGCGCTGCTCCGCACAACCCCCGGCCTACGCCTGGCAACCGAGCCGACCTGGAAGCCGGGTTACATACTGCGCGGCCTAGAAGCGCTTCACGTGGAGTGCTGA
- a CDS encoding PH domain-containing protein — protein MRAFIFLIIYFVLLGFPLLLTQTEDGITLALTPEVIVRFLIVTVPMGFIAVGSGLWTWLAVRFRIDNDDLVVETGLLRKNKRRIPLSRIQAIDLVRPLVTRVFALAEVRVELAGGEQSEIALRYLGRNSAQQLRAELLARAAGLPGHTPEAPERHVWRVPFGVLFASLVVKLPVLGTVLLFMASLIFLVMYAEGGMLAVTIPVLLGLIRAVIAPLVMYANFTVAMSPDGIRLRYGLLETRMQTLPPGRVQAVSIVEPMIWRSLGWARVEVTVAGYAGERQALSSTLLPVAPRHVAMHLVSQVFPGTHVDAVPLVPASSKAVAIDHADGAGTDDVVFVTRHGWPCRRTDVIAHARAQSVRLTVNPFQRLVGLATVHVDAPPGPVQVAATDRELGEARAIVESTARRALAARRAGGGDPTHWAR, from the coding sequence TTGCGCGCCTTCATCTTCCTCATCATCTACTTCGTCCTGCTGGGCTTCCCTCTACTGCTGACCCAGACGGAAGACGGCATCACCCTGGCTCTCACGCCCGAGGTGATCGTCAGGTTCCTCATCGTGACCGTCCCCATGGGGTTCATCGCGGTGGGATCGGGCCTCTGGACATGGCTCGCGGTCCGTTTCCGCATCGACAACGACGACCTCGTCGTCGAGACCGGCCTCCTCCGCAAGAACAAGCGCCGCATCCCGCTGTCGCGGATCCAGGCCATCGATCTCGTCCGCCCACTGGTGACGAGAGTGTTCGCCCTGGCGGAAGTGCGCGTGGAACTGGCCGGCGGCGAGCAGAGCGAGATCGCGCTCCGCTACCTGGGGCGGAACTCGGCACAGCAACTGCGCGCAGAACTCCTCGCGCGCGCCGCAGGCCTCCCCGGACATACGCCAGAGGCACCCGAAAGGCACGTGTGGCGCGTCCCGTTCGGCGTGCTGTTCGCTTCCCTCGTGGTGAAGCTGCCCGTCCTCGGGACGGTCCTGCTCTTCATGGCCTCGCTCATCTTCCTCGTGATGTACGCGGAAGGCGGCATGCTGGCGGTCACCATCCCCGTCTTGCTCGGCCTCATCCGCGCTGTCATCGCACCCCTCGTGATGTACGCGAACTTCACGGTCGCGATGTCACCGGACGGCATCCGCCTGCGCTACGGGCTCCTGGAGACCCGCATGCAGACGCTGCCCCCGGGACGCGTGCAGGCCGTCAGCATCGTCGAGCCGATGATTTGGCGGAGCCTCGGCTGGGCCCGCGTCGAGGTCACCGTCGCGGGCTACGCGGGCGAGCGCCAGGCCCTGTCCTCGACGCTGCTTCCCGTCGCACCCCGCCATGTCGCCATGCATCTGGTCTCGCAGGTCTTCCCTGGGACGCATGTGGACGCCGTTCCTCTCGTCCCCGCTTCCTCCAAAGCCGTTGCGATCGACCACGCGGACGGTGCCGGCACGGACGATGTGGTGTTCGTGACCCGGCACGGCTGGCCCTGCCGCCGTACCGATGTGATCGCCCACGCGCGCGCGCAGAGCGTCCGGCTCACCGTCAACCCGTTCCAGCGCCTTGTCGGGCTGGCCACCGTCCACGTTGACGCGCCACCAGGGCCGGTTCAGGTAGCGGCCACGGACCGCGAACTCGGCGAGGCCCGCGCGATCGTCGAGAGCACCGCTCGCCGAGCCCTGGCCGCGCGCCGTGCCGGCGGCGGCGACCCCACCCACTGGGCCCGCTGA